The sequence TGCCATATCCAAGAATGTCACTGGTCTCAGGGGAAATCAACAGAAACCAACAGCAACATCTCTTTTTTGAAATAGTCAATGGGTGCAGAACTAGTTAAACTTCAAGAAAAGCTTGCACTATTGGACAAAGTCCTAATAAACTCAAGTCAACTGACAAGCTCAGTGTCTCAGCTGCAAAATTCTCATCAGTCTCTTGAGGCCAAAGTTGACAACTTAATTGGATTGATCAATCCTTTCACACTTCAGTTCAATCCAATTTTCAAGGAATTTCTCGGCAACTCAATACTTTGGCAAGCTTATCTCAGAATATTTTGCGCACTCAACATGAAGCTCAAGTCCTACATCGTCATACTTCAGCAGCTCATCAACCATCTCGCAGTTCATCATTGCACATATCTTCTTCCGATCGAAGATAATCTATCTTTTATTGCGTCAAGATATATGTTATCTACTCTTGTATCTCTACTTTCGGATATTTATTATCAgtttatcaaaaagggggaagatttACAAGATCTTGAAACTGAATTTGAATGTCAAAAACCAGTTTACATTGAATATCAGTTTATCACGCTAAGTCTCAAAgttttgataaacaccaaaaaggggaaaattgttggaaatttagttttggtatttacaaaGTTTAAAAGAAAGCCAAAATAATTGAGCAACTAAAAAGCGCTAAACTGATATTCGGAACTGAATTAAGTCATCATCAACGACCGCGCTCAACTGGATAAGGGATGCAGTTTACCTCGCTAAACTGAATCCATCAGTTTACCCTTGTCAAACTGACTGCATCAGTCTACCCACAACAGTTTACTACCCTGACATTTCTGGATAAGATCATCCGTACTCTGACAAGCCTGCAGAAGGTAGTGCCGCGATACTAAGGGAATTTCGGCTCCAGAATTCGTtgatgatagtgacaaatccaacgggaatTATTTAAATCCTATCTGAAGGacaatttgaatttatgaccGTTGGCAATCCAAAGGatataaatagagatcttgatcAATCACAGGAAGTTACTCACGTTCTGAAAATTCTGCCATTCTTGAGAGAATACAAAAATCTTTATATGCTCAAGATTTGATAAaggaactcgaagcacaaacgCTGAAGTGTTATTCTAATAATTGTAGGATCATTCTTGCGCTAAGaatttcgagttgtattcattCTATTCTCTTATtagtctaggactgaaactgaAGTGTTGTACTAGGaattcttgtttaggcagtgtctaagtcctaaactggatcagggttttgcaaattgcttgtaaattttaaagtcttctagtgaaatccTTTCGAGgtgaaagaaggggtgacgtaggagtgtttGAATTACTCACCTTCACCACACACCCCAAACTGATATTCACTCAGTGTTTTAAATCTGCAGTTTGACATATTTCCGTACATATTTTGTTTGTCAAAATACATCTGACATTAAGATAAGCCTCGAACTCAATCACTAAACCGATCGAGTTCAGTATTTCCTACTAaactgcttgaaagtatattcacctCCTTCTTCTAGACTTTTAACCGATCCTAACATATATTATTAGGATAAAACTAATAAGATAGGTTGAACTGTACTAAAAAAGTTTTGTTgaagataatatttttttttttatattttttcctAATATATCTACATATACTACATGTAAGTGATATGAAAATAAGAAATAGATTGATGCATTTGAATGTAATgacataataattaatatattgcaCTCATgaaaataactattattaaatttatgttaagttatttaaatttaaaaataaattatagtttaaaaaatgaaaaaaaaaatttgtagtgACGTAAATTGGCATGACATTAAGTgccaaaaatattgaaataaattggtatataataaaatcaatataaaacatTAAATTTAGCAGTATAAATAATACGAAGATAATTATTGAAGAGTAAAGCtcacatatataaaaaaaaaaaaaaaaacttaagatccaaacataaaatttttaactaCTATTAATAATACATCTCAAAAAATAGATGATTTCATTAtaacttattttatttatattataatatgagtaaatttaaagttattttaattttatattatatctaatataaaaactatttgttaaaatattttctcacTTTTTTTTGTTTACATGTATTTTGTTTaactataaaaaaattacaatatttattatcaaaattaaatttgatataaTTTTGATGGTTTTTAATGCAAATAAATGGAAtgatcaattaatatatcaacatattaaatattatttaagtaCTTTAATGTTCTaagtaatttttataaaaataacgaagtgataatatataattagtttaaaatcatggtactttaagttattattatattttttttacttcttTATAAAAGTTAATTTTTGttgttatatttttatgttaaattaaTCATATAACTACATTAAAATTCTAAGTAATTCTTATTGAAGACAAGAAAGTGATAATATATAATAAGTTTAAAGTTATAGTACATTaagttattattataattttttttacttattttgtgaaagtttattttatttgttatatATCTATGTTAAATTAATCATATTATAATacaataaataattacaaaattattattataaataaaataagacctcgaaaaatttaaataaaagataaaataataaaatatatgacaaaAATTAACGACTTAGAAATTTTAGTTATTATGTTATTTGTTAATTATAAAGactaattttattattatatctaaatattaattattacaatTATATCATCTTTAATTCAATTATATAACTAATTGATCATAAAATAACTGATTTTACCTGCGTTAGCACATGCTTTTTACTAGTATATATCGATAGAAACATAATGAGAACCGCACGCCCGAAAGAATATTGAGAAACCAGGAGACTATGTTTTGGTAGAAGGGCAAATCGAAAATTGTCAACCAACTACTTCAATAactatttttctattttttttgttatcatTCATAATCAAATTATCCATAGCTCGATAATCTTTGAAGGGGATacaaaatctttttttttttatcggtCGATCGTATTAAGTGTCCTATCAATAAAACCAAAAATGATACTATTGTTCCATCACTATTTTTCATAGTACATATCATTTCAATAATCGCATTGTAGTCTAATCGTTATGCATATCACATCAAGCACACCCACAATTTTATCAGGGATATTTCATCCAGCCGAATCACCCATCTCAATGTAACGAAAAGTTAGTTATCTTGTAAAAACCCACTACAGTAGTGACAATGGAGGTCAAAATCTGTTCAATGGAGTCATTTCTGCAGGAGTTCGCTATATAGGAGCTTTTCTAAAGTTTAGCAAGACAACACTAACCAATTCTTGAATTGATTCGAACGAGGCAGCAGGGTACTCGGGCTTAGTAAACTTGGGCAAATGTTAAGAAGCTGCCTCAGAATTGGGTATCAGTCATGTTTGGGCGCAATCCCCTTCTTTATAAGCATATCAAACACCTTATCAATCTTCTCAGGGTCAACTTTAAAAAGGGTGTGCGCATCAGAACTCTTGGTAACATTTCCATTTGATATCTCCGTTGTCATGGTTTCAACCATGTTAAGGTAATGTGTTGGCAGGATTCGGATATCCCCACATAGCGTTTTTTCCTGCACAAATGGTTCAAACTTGGGTAGATATTCAGATGCTTTTCAAAACGAGCCAGTTGGGAAATTTAAATGGTGAACATGACTGAAAATTGCAATTGAGGATACAAGGATAGACTTCTACATCTTCTGAAAGTTCATCAGCTCCGGGAAATCCAGTGATATCCCATTTCTCTGATACACCAAACCAAACGAGTCCACCAGCGGTTGATGAAGAGCTATTCTCACCAGAATCTGATATCAAGGGGCTCTTGATACCTCCCTCAGGGATGGTATGTCTTTCACCTTTATGCGGATTCACTCTCAAATGAAAATTGGCATCGGGACCACTCTGGTGGAATTTTCCCTCCATTTCATTCTTGCGCTTCTGTTCAATATATCTTTCTGCCTCAGAAGACGTGACACAACCAGCAGCTCGAGCTTCCTGCACAGGCAGTACTTTCAGCAGTAATTTAGAGACAGGTTTTAATGGAATTATTAACTGTGCTCTTGAGATGGTAACAGAAACACAGGTTTTAATGGAACAATTAACTGTGCTCTTGAGATGGTGACAGAAACAATTGATAATGCATCTATCTCTCATAAAGTTGTTAGTCAACATCGTGTTCTGAAAGTTACATAAATCCTATATTCAGCCCAAATAATTATGCTCTACACAGAAAATGAAAACAGATTAGCATTATTTTAACGTGGTTTCCGAAGTGCTTTCTACTCAATGCCCTTCTTTTAATCTCTCCAAAACTGTAAGATAAATACAGAACAGCTGTTTGGGGCCATAGCAGACCTTAGAACATATATTTCAGGGCAGACAGGAAATCGGCCATTTATAGTTTCCACTGCCCAAGCCCCAATGTCCGAACCACTGTATACAGCTAGTCTATGTGACTAATGACAACAGAGACAAGTGAAGTGAAGATTGACACGCTGAAAAATTGGGAACAAATCTAGGCAAGTTCAGTATTTTGCCTGCAGTTCCAACATCCATATTTGTTGATCTCAAAATCTTTTCAGAAACAGCAGCCATTGGGAGGTTTAACGGTCTGTTTAGCACCGAATTGGAAACTGATTACTTTTTATTACTTCTTTAGGTTGTCATGATGTTGTTGCATTTTGATATTAAGAAAATTGCATAATGGTATTCATCATACCTGAAGGTCTTGTATTCTCTTCAAAATCCGGTGTTCCTCAATAACACTGCTCAGTAATTCGTCATGTTTTTCTTTAGAATGAAATCGTGAAAACACCTTGAGGTGGCTACACAATTCTCTTTCATCCGATGTAAGGTCCCTTTCAGATGTATCGGGAATCAAGAAACTTCTATCCAATACGAAGTCTTTCCTCTGTTTTCTTTCATCAAGTCTGCCACATTGATACACTTGAATAAGGAACAATCAAATGAAACATTTTCCGTAAAGGTTTTACCTGTTCAAGATTACAGCATGTGTAACACTGAAATGCGTGTGTTTCAGCGACCATTTTCGAAAGGTCCAATCATCGCAATAATGATGATTGCATAGTTCAAAAGGAAACTAGAGATAAAGGAAACAGAAGCACTTGAATGTGAAGTCCTGAAAGAAATTGGGATTTTAAATCCGAGATCATCATAGAGAACTAGCAGAGTACTTAAAAGTGATCGCTAGATTCTGCAACCATGTAACGCATTTCTTTGgccaaattttataaaaatcaacagTGTGCATAACATGATGAGTGAGTTCCTGATATAAAGCAAAAGATATTCTCCAACCAAATCAGAACTTGCTTTACCCACATTATCCAAAATGTACATAATCAGACATCCCCAGGTAAGAGGAAGTCGTTTCATCTGCCAAGAACAATAGGTCTAGGTGCTTGAGTAGTCCTTGTCAATAGAGTGTAGTTCCACGTAACGTAACTAAATTTTCTATTATTAGTGTATGTCTTCATAGCatttaatcaaaattttatacTGGTTTCTAACCATCACTTCTATTTTATTGGTAAGCTGTACTATGTCCAGTTTAGACATGGCATGCCCACTAAAGCCTCGTTAAATTTATTGTGTAGATAAATTATATGACAGAGTGAaatataataattgattttacctGATGCACACATAAAGAAAATACCCTAGTACTAATGGTGGTTTCAAGCCTCCTATAAAGTAATGAACCAAGATGCCTCGAAGACCATGAAACAAGGGCATGCGAAGAACAATAAAAGCGATCATACAGGCAGGATAGAACGTTAGAAAGAAAACCTAAAGACATCTTCAAGCATACATTACAGTTATTTCTATTCTCATTAAGAAATAGACATGAAAAAACAACAGACATGATAAATTTGCAACTAAAAGGCATTCGATTTAACATATACTTCAACCATTATAAGTCTCAGACGCAACCATAGATCAAGGCCTGAAACGCCTGCTACAGTTCCaattcaaagcaaaaaccaaAGAAAGCAAAGTCAAAGAAAATTCATTGACATTTTATTCATGACACGTGAGCCAGGAATCACTGGATTGCGTGCATAAAGTGGGGAAAGAATATATCAAGAACAAGAAAATAATGCAACTCAAGAAATATAGAGAAACAAACAAGAAAGTAAAATTTACCTTCTATTGTATACATGCAACATCTGTCGTTTCAAAAAGTGCTCAGCGTCTGTGTCACTATCCTTAAATTCCATATCAGCCAGTAGTTTCTCAGCATCATTATCATGTTCAATCTGGAAATCTCGCCTCTTGGAATTATACCCAAGCAATTCTTTCACAGAAACATCTCCACCACGTGTTGTTTTTGGTTTTTGCTCTCCAATGAGTACATCTTGAAAATCTGGAGATATAACATATAAGCTGTTTAAGCATACTAAATGGACTCGTTGAGAAATCTTTATTAGCATATCATGAATCATCCAAAGATAGCCGCTAGGAAGTAAATTTAAACAGTTGCCCACGAGTAATACAAAGtggaaattaaaaaatttcaccTCCTGCAGAACACGTACTCCAATGACCTCACAACCTAGTCACTAAAGGATCTCCACTACATCAGGAAATCCACAAACCTAAACGACAACATTCTCACAACATGGCTGACCCAGCCTACCAAATTTGGAACCTCTAGTTAAACTTGGCAATTTGTTTTCTAAGAGTTGAAAATTAAGTGTTTACAGTTCTATAACTACATAATGTAAAACTCCGTAAGTCCAAGTCCCAATTAATGAGAAACAAAAAGTAGCAGCTCCCATCCCTTGGAAATTTTGGATGATAGTGGCAATGGTCAAGCGGTAACAGATATCAACACTAAACAAATTGAAGATGATCAATTTGGAGCAGAGGATTCTTAAAATGTTTGGCACATAAAATTCATTTATGTTAATTGTTTCAAGACAACATACTTTAGGATGTCATACATTATAAACTACCAAGTAGATTGATATAcagaacaaaaaataaaaaataagattttgtcTTTGCGTAGATTCAAACAAAGAATTACAATATGGTTAGGATCCAACGTAGCAGTGTTAGCAAAACTATATGAAAATGTTTACCTCATGCTCACACAATATAATCAATACTTATGCttctttataaataaaatatatcaaacaaaTCAGTTGAATACtacttatttttttcttttattttgtcACTGCACTTGTTCCTTAGGCATATAACTCATTATCTTTAATACCACATCACCCAACAGAAAACACACGAAGTTATAGTTCACTATGTCACATACTGATAAGCATCATGCAAAAAGATGACCAGTTCATCATGAAAAGTTGCAGTAGAAGATGAATAGGATGTAACACATTCAAGGCGGACATAGACAATGCAAATTAATTGAGTAATAAACCTTTTGCTTCAAAGAAGCTATTCACCTTCGACTTTAATGGCCGATGTGCTTTTGCCAGCTTCAGATGGCATATTACCGCAGGTAAAATCTCCCCTATGTTTAACCTCTGAGAGCAAAGAATGCCAAAGGGTGGAAATCGCAATAGTCATGATTCATTATACGATATATGTAAATTCGGTATCTGTGATGTGACTTTCTGTTTCAGGATGGAGAGCTGGAGCGCCCTATATGAACTAATTGTTGTACCAGAAGGGGTGTTGCTTGAAGAAGAAAGTCCTACTGCACGTT comes from Henckelia pumila isolate YLH828 chromosome 4, ASM3356847v2, whole genome shotgun sequence and encodes:
- the LOC140866096 gene encoding transcriptional adapter ADA2b-like codes for the protein MQKVPGIDDVKATSFSCNYCYKDISEKIRVKCAICCDFDLCVECFSVGAEVHPHKNNHPYRIMDSLAFSLFCAEWNVDEEMMLLEGLDIYGLSDWSKVADYVGTKSKSQCIDHYNMMYMNSPCFPLPDMSFVMGKNKEKLQAMARELSEINKAPSTSGAVDGREAPQFSACIKSENRGKERAVGLSSSSNTPSEVKHRGDFTCGNMPSEAGKSTSAIKVEDFQDVLIGEQKPKTTRGGDVSVKELLGYNSKRRDFQIEHDNDAEKLLADMEFKDSDTDAEHFLKRQMLHVYNRRLDERKQRKDFVLDRSFLIPDTSERDLTSDERELCSHLKVFSRFHSKEKHDELLSSVIEEHRILKRIQDLQEARAAGCVTSSEAERYIEQKRKNEMEGKFHQSGPDANFHLRVNPHKGERHTIPEGGIKSPLISDSGENSSSSTAGGLVWFGVSEKWDITGFPGADELSEDEKTLCGDIRILPTHYLNMVETMTTEISNGNVTKSSDAHTLFKVDPEKIDKVFDMLIKKGIAPKHD